From a region of the Poecile atricapillus isolate bPoeAtr1 chromosome 16, bPoeAtr1.hap1, whole genome shotgun sequence genome:
- the GNB1L gene encoding guanine nucleotide-binding protein subunit beta-like protein 1, whose product MALPPPDPQFVLRGTGAAVHTLHFSCGGPEPDIPLLFSGSESGFIHVWNLRTHRVDTALDGHGRKSVYCVETMGGKDRLLSQGRDQRICLWDLAEGRTSVTDSVFTEHVGFCRCSLLKVAQGRWLMAMAARSLEEVQILELPSKTSVCTLKPEVGAKLGMPMCLKLWQLSCGSQPVLLAGYEDGSVVLWNVSMGKALSQLICHQEPVMSLDFDSEKAKGISGSSEKVLSIWSLNEQQNLQVYKTHELVNAGISDITIRPDKKILATAGWDHRIRIFGWKKLKPLAVLDYHTATVHCVSFSDHSNPRERLLAAGSKDQRISVWSIYAQT is encoded by the exons ATGGCTCTGCCACCTCCAGATCCACAGTTTGTGCTCAGAGGTACCGGTGCTGCAGTCCACACCTTGCATTTTTCCTGTGGAGGCCCAGAACCTGATAtccctcttcttttctctgG GTCTGAGAGCGGGTTTATCCATGTCTGGAACCTGAGAACACACAGAGTGGACACAGCATTGGATGGCCATGGAAGAAAATCTGTCTACTGCGTGGAGACAATGGGTGGTAAAGACAGGCTTCTCAG TCAGGGGCGCGACCAGAGGATCTGCTTGTGGGATTTAGCAGAGGGACGGACTTCAGTGACGGATTCTGTCTTCACGGAGCATGTGGGATTCTGCAGATGCTCTCTGTTAAAGGTGGCACAGGGACGCTGGCTAATGGCCATGGCAGCCAGAAGCCTGGAGGAG GTTCAGATTTTGGAGCTGCCATCCAAGACGTCAGTCTGTACCTTGAAGCCAGAGGTGGGTGCCAAGCTGGGCATGCCCATGTGTCTGAAGTTATGGCAG CTCAGCTGTGGTTCACAACCTGTGCTTCTGGCTGGCTATGAAGATGGATCAGTTGTCCTCTGGAATGTGTCAATGGGAAAAGCGTTGAGCCAACTCATTTGCCACCAGGAGCCAGTGATGAGCCTTGACTTTGACTCGGAGAAGGCCAAGGGGATCTCGGGCTCATCTGAAAAGGTGCTTAGCATCTGGAGCCTCAATGAGCAACAGAACCTCCAG GTTTACAAAACACACGAACTTGTCAACGCTGGCATATCTGATATCACCATCCGTCCAGACAAGAAGATTTTGGCAACAGCAGGGTGGGATCATCGCATCAGGATCTTTGGCTGGAAAAAGCTGAAGCCCTTAGCAGTGCTGGACTATCACACAGCAACCGTCCACTGCGTGTCCTTCTCAGATCACAGCAACCCCCGGGAGAGACTGCTGGCAGCTGGCTCCAAAGATCAGCGCATCAGTGTCTGGTCCATATATGCTCAGACGTGA
- the TBX1 gene encoding T-box transcription factor TBX1 isoform X1, which produces MDENSPLSPKANAFSIASLISVAAAEQAGKGALEERRGGRSAPARPGCRPQKMHFSTVTRDMEAISSPWLTQLSHFCDVAAFTANSLSSLNASGGYHLSPSPGDPYGQHEPHYEPCTAQQHPHPPPQPQHGYPFGGAAAAAGTNPPPPGSEQPEGAGGAAAGPAAVSGCSAGTAAAAKAPVKKNPKVANVSVQLEMKALWDEFNQLGTEMIVTKAGRRMFPTFQVKIFGMDPMADYMLLMDFVPVDDKRYRYAFHSSSWLVAGKADPATPGRVHYHPDSPAKGAQWMKQIVSFDKLKLTNNLLDDNGHIILNSMHRYQPRFHVVYVDPRKDSEKYAEENFKTFVFEETRFTAVTAYQNHRITQLKIASNPFAKGFRDCDPEDWPRNHRPGALPLMSAFARSRNPVSSPAHQNGTEKDAAESRREFEREAGGTALHQAEAAHQQLMSRVLSPALPGGGGGLVPLAGAGGGRPSPPHHELRLEPAASEPLHHHPYKYPPAAAAAYDHYLGAKSRPAPYPLPSIRGHSYHHHHHHHHHMNAAAAAAAAANMYSPAGAPAGYDYGPR; this is translated from the exons ATGGACGAAAACAGCCCTCTGTCTCCCAAGGCAAATGCTTTCAGTATCGCCTCTCTGATTTCAGTCGCCGCCGCCGAGCAAGCAGGGAAAGGAGCGCTGGAGGAGCGCCGCGGCGGCCGCAgcgcgcccgcccgccccggctGCCGCCCGCAGAAGATGCACTTCAGCACCGTCACCAGGGACATGGAAG CTATCTCCAGCCCCTGGCTCACCCAGCTGTCCCATTTTTGCGATGTTGCAGCTTTCACGGCCAACAGCCTGAGCAGCCTGAACGCCTCCGGGGGGTACCacctctccccctccccggggGACCCGTACGGACAGCATGAGCCGCACTACGAGCCCTGCACGGCTCAGCAGCACCCGCACCCGCCGCCCCAGCCTCAGCACGGCTACCCTTTCGGcggggcggcggcagcggccgggACCAACCCGCCGCCCCCAGGCTCCGAGCAGCCCGAGGGCGCCGGTGGAGCCGCTGCGGGGCCGGCCGCAGTCTCGGGCTGCTCTGCGGGGACGGCCGCCGCGGCCAAGGCGCCGGTGAAGAAGAACCCGAAGGTGGCCAACGTGAGCGTCCAGCTAGAGATGAAGGCGTTGTGGGACGAGTTCAACCAGCTGGGCACCGAGATGATCGTCACCAAGGCAGGCAG gCGCATGTTCCCCACCTTCCAAGTGAAGATATTCGGGATGGACCCTATGGCTGACTACATGCTCCTCATGGATTTTGTCCCGGTGGATGACAAGCGATACCG GTACGCCTTCCACAGTTCCTCCTGGCTGGTGGCCGGCAAAGCCGACCCCGCCACCCCCGGGAGAGTCCATTACCACCCGGACTCCCCGGCCAAAGGAGCGCAGTGGATGAAGCAGATCGTTTCCTTCGATAAGCTCAAACTGACCAACAATTTGCTGGATGACAACGGGCAT ATCATTTTGAACTCCATGCACAGATACCAGCCGCGTTTTCACGTGGTCTACGTGGACCCCCGGAAAGACAGCGAGAAGTACGCGGAGGAGAACTTCAAAACTTTCGTCTTCGAGGAGACGCGCTTCACAGCAGTGACCGCCTACCAGAACCACCGG ATCACGCAGTTGAAGATTGCAAGTAATCCTTTTGCCAAGGGATTCAGAGACTGCGACCCTGAGGACTG GCCCAGGAACCACAGGCCAGGGGCTCTTCCTCTCATGAGCGCTTTTGCCAGATCCCGGAATCCAGTCTCTTCCCCAGCTCACCAGAACGGGACAGAGAAAG ATGCTGCCGAGAGCCGGCGGGAGTTCGAGCGGGAGGCGGGCGGGACGGCGCTGCACCAGGCCGAGGCCGCACACCAGCAGCTCATGTCCCGCGTGCTCAGCCCCGCGCTGCCGGGCGGAGGCGGCGGGCTGGTGCCCCTGgccggggcgggaggcggcCGGCCCAGCCCGCCGCACCACGAACTGCGCCTGGAGCCCGCCGCGTCGGAGCCGCTGCACCACCATCCCTACAAGTACCCGccggcggcggccgccgccTACGACCACTACCTGGGGGCGAAGAGCCGGCCCGCCCCCTATCCCCTCCCCAGCATCCGCGGGCACAGCtaccaccaccatcaccaccaccaccaccacatgaacgcggcggccgcggcggcggcggcggccaaCATGTACTCGCCGGCCGGGGCGCCCGCCGGCTACGACTACGGGCCCCGGTAA
- the TBX1 gene encoding T-box transcription factor TBX1 isoform X4, protein MHFSTVTRDMEAFTANSLSSLNASGGYHLSPSPGDPYGQHEPHYEPCTAQQHPHPPPQPQHGYPFGGAAAAAGTNPPPPGSEQPEGAGGAAAGPAAVSGCSAGTAAAAKAPVKKNPKVANVSVQLEMKALWDEFNQLGTEMIVTKAGRRMFPTFQVKIFGMDPMADYMLLMDFVPVDDKRYRYAFHSSSWLVAGKADPATPGRVHYHPDSPAKGAQWMKQIVSFDKLKLTNNLLDDNGHIILNSMHRYQPRFHVVYVDPRKDSEKYAEENFKTFVFEETRFTAVTAYQNHRITQLKIASNPFAKGFRDCDPEDWPRNHRPGALPLMSAFARSRNPVSSPAHQNGTEKDAAESRREFEREAGGTALHQAEAAHQQLMSRVLSPALPGGGGGLVPLAGAGGGRPSPPHHELRLEPAASEPLHHHPYKYPPAAAAAYDHYLGAKSRPAPYPLPSIRGHSYHHHHHHHHHMNAAAAAAAAANMYSPAGAPAGYDYGPR, encoded by the exons ATGCACTTCAGCACCGTCACCAGGGACATGGAAG CTTTCACGGCCAACAGCCTGAGCAGCCTGAACGCCTCCGGGGGGTACCacctctccccctccccggggGACCCGTACGGACAGCATGAGCCGCACTACGAGCCCTGCACGGCTCAGCAGCACCCGCACCCGCCGCCCCAGCCTCAGCACGGCTACCCTTTCGGcggggcggcggcagcggccgggACCAACCCGCCGCCCCCAGGCTCCGAGCAGCCCGAGGGCGCCGGTGGAGCCGCTGCGGGGCCGGCCGCAGTCTCGGGCTGCTCTGCGGGGACGGCCGCCGCGGCCAAGGCGCCGGTGAAGAAGAACCCGAAGGTGGCCAACGTGAGCGTCCAGCTAGAGATGAAGGCGTTGTGGGACGAGTTCAACCAGCTGGGCACCGAGATGATCGTCACCAAGGCAGGCAG gCGCATGTTCCCCACCTTCCAAGTGAAGATATTCGGGATGGACCCTATGGCTGACTACATGCTCCTCATGGATTTTGTCCCGGTGGATGACAAGCGATACCG GTACGCCTTCCACAGTTCCTCCTGGCTGGTGGCCGGCAAAGCCGACCCCGCCACCCCCGGGAGAGTCCATTACCACCCGGACTCCCCGGCCAAAGGAGCGCAGTGGATGAAGCAGATCGTTTCCTTCGATAAGCTCAAACTGACCAACAATTTGCTGGATGACAACGGGCAT ATCATTTTGAACTCCATGCACAGATACCAGCCGCGTTTTCACGTGGTCTACGTGGACCCCCGGAAAGACAGCGAGAAGTACGCGGAGGAGAACTTCAAAACTTTCGTCTTCGAGGAGACGCGCTTCACAGCAGTGACCGCCTACCAGAACCACCGG ATCACGCAGTTGAAGATTGCAAGTAATCCTTTTGCCAAGGGATTCAGAGACTGCGACCCTGAGGACTG GCCCAGGAACCACAGGCCAGGGGCTCTTCCTCTCATGAGCGCTTTTGCCAGATCCCGGAATCCAGTCTCTTCCCCAGCTCACCAGAACGGGACAGAGAAAG ATGCTGCCGAGAGCCGGCGGGAGTTCGAGCGGGAGGCGGGCGGGACGGCGCTGCACCAGGCCGAGGCCGCACACCAGCAGCTCATGTCCCGCGTGCTCAGCCCCGCGCTGCCGGGCGGAGGCGGCGGGCTGGTGCCCCTGgccggggcgggaggcggcCGGCCCAGCCCGCCGCACCACGAACTGCGCCTGGAGCCCGCCGCGTCGGAGCCGCTGCACCACCATCCCTACAAGTACCCGccggcggcggccgccgccTACGACCACTACCTGGGGGCGAAGAGCCGGCCCGCCCCCTATCCCCTCCCCAGCATCCGCGGGCACAGCtaccaccaccatcaccaccaccaccaccacatgaacgcggcggccgcggcggcggcggcggccaaCATGTACTCGCCGGCCGGGGCGCCCGCCGGCTACGACTACGGGCCCCGGTAA
- the TBX1 gene encoding T-box transcription factor TBX1 isoform X2 — protein sequence MDENSPLSPKANAFSIASLISVAAAEQAGKGALEERRGGRSAPARPGCRPQKMHFSTVTRDMEAFTANSLSSLNASGGYHLSPSPGDPYGQHEPHYEPCTAQQHPHPPPQPQHGYPFGGAAAAAGTNPPPPGSEQPEGAGGAAAGPAAVSGCSAGTAAAAKAPVKKNPKVANVSVQLEMKALWDEFNQLGTEMIVTKAGRRMFPTFQVKIFGMDPMADYMLLMDFVPVDDKRYRYAFHSSSWLVAGKADPATPGRVHYHPDSPAKGAQWMKQIVSFDKLKLTNNLLDDNGHIILNSMHRYQPRFHVVYVDPRKDSEKYAEENFKTFVFEETRFTAVTAYQNHRITQLKIASNPFAKGFRDCDPEDWPRNHRPGALPLMSAFARSRNPVSSPAHQNGTEKDAAESRREFEREAGGTALHQAEAAHQQLMSRVLSPALPGGGGGLVPLAGAGGGRPSPPHHELRLEPAASEPLHHHPYKYPPAAAAAYDHYLGAKSRPAPYPLPSIRGHSYHHHHHHHHHMNAAAAAAAAANMYSPAGAPAGYDYGPR from the exons ATGGACGAAAACAGCCCTCTGTCTCCCAAGGCAAATGCTTTCAGTATCGCCTCTCTGATTTCAGTCGCCGCCGCCGAGCAAGCAGGGAAAGGAGCGCTGGAGGAGCGCCGCGGCGGCCGCAgcgcgcccgcccgccccggctGCCGCCCGCAGAAGATGCACTTCAGCACCGTCACCAGGGACATGGAAG CTTTCACGGCCAACAGCCTGAGCAGCCTGAACGCCTCCGGGGGGTACCacctctccccctccccggggGACCCGTACGGACAGCATGAGCCGCACTACGAGCCCTGCACGGCTCAGCAGCACCCGCACCCGCCGCCCCAGCCTCAGCACGGCTACCCTTTCGGcggggcggcggcagcggccgggACCAACCCGCCGCCCCCAGGCTCCGAGCAGCCCGAGGGCGCCGGTGGAGCCGCTGCGGGGCCGGCCGCAGTCTCGGGCTGCTCTGCGGGGACGGCCGCCGCGGCCAAGGCGCCGGTGAAGAAGAACCCGAAGGTGGCCAACGTGAGCGTCCAGCTAGAGATGAAGGCGTTGTGGGACGAGTTCAACCAGCTGGGCACCGAGATGATCGTCACCAAGGCAGGCAG gCGCATGTTCCCCACCTTCCAAGTGAAGATATTCGGGATGGACCCTATGGCTGACTACATGCTCCTCATGGATTTTGTCCCGGTGGATGACAAGCGATACCG GTACGCCTTCCACAGTTCCTCCTGGCTGGTGGCCGGCAAAGCCGACCCCGCCACCCCCGGGAGAGTCCATTACCACCCGGACTCCCCGGCCAAAGGAGCGCAGTGGATGAAGCAGATCGTTTCCTTCGATAAGCTCAAACTGACCAACAATTTGCTGGATGACAACGGGCAT ATCATTTTGAACTCCATGCACAGATACCAGCCGCGTTTTCACGTGGTCTACGTGGACCCCCGGAAAGACAGCGAGAAGTACGCGGAGGAGAACTTCAAAACTTTCGTCTTCGAGGAGACGCGCTTCACAGCAGTGACCGCCTACCAGAACCACCGG ATCACGCAGTTGAAGATTGCAAGTAATCCTTTTGCCAAGGGATTCAGAGACTGCGACCCTGAGGACTG GCCCAGGAACCACAGGCCAGGGGCTCTTCCTCTCATGAGCGCTTTTGCCAGATCCCGGAATCCAGTCTCTTCCCCAGCTCACCAGAACGGGACAGAGAAAG ATGCTGCCGAGAGCCGGCGGGAGTTCGAGCGGGAGGCGGGCGGGACGGCGCTGCACCAGGCCGAGGCCGCACACCAGCAGCTCATGTCCCGCGTGCTCAGCCCCGCGCTGCCGGGCGGAGGCGGCGGGCTGGTGCCCCTGgccggggcgggaggcggcCGGCCCAGCCCGCCGCACCACGAACTGCGCCTGGAGCCCGCCGCGTCGGAGCCGCTGCACCACCATCCCTACAAGTACCCGccggcggcggccgccgccTACGACCACTACCTGGGGGCGAAGAGCCGGCCCGCCCCCTATCCCCTCCCCAGCATCCGCGGGCACAGCtaccaccaccatcaccaccaccaccaccacatgaacgcggcggccgcggcggcggcggcggccaaCATGTACTCGCCGGCCGGGGCGCCCGCCGGCTACGACTACGGGCCCCGGTAA
- the TBX1 gene encoding T-box transcription factor TBX1 isoform X3, whose amino-acid sequence MLEARKPFWIPLHQKMAPVAAAEQAGKGALEERRGGRSAPARPGCRPQKMHFSTVTRDMEAFTANSLSSLNASGGYHLSPSPGDPYGQHEPHYEPCTAQQHPHPPPQPQHGYPFGGAAAAAGTNPPPPGSEQPEGAGGAAAGPAAVSGCSAGTAAAAKAPVKKNPKVANVSVQLEMKALWDEFNQLGTEMIVTKAGRRMFPTFQVKIFGMDPMADYMLLMDFVPVDDKRYRYAFHSSSWLVAGKADPATPGRVHYHPDSPAKGAQWMKQIVSFDKLKLTNNLLDDNGHIILNSMHRYQPRFHVVYVDPRKDSEKYAEENFKTFVFEETRFTAVTAYQNHRITQLKIASNPFAKGFRDCDPEDWPRNHRPGALPLMSAFARSRNPVSSPAHQNGTEKDAAESRREFEREAGGTALHQAEAAHQQLMSRVLSPALPGGGGGLVPLAGAGGGRPSPPHHELRLEPAASEPLHHHPYKYPPAAAAAYDHYLGAKSRPAPYPLPSIRGHSYHHHHHHHHHMNAAAAAAAAANMYSPAGAPAGYDYGPR is encoded by the exons TCGCCGCCGCCGAGCAAGCAGGGAAAGGAGCGCTGGAGGAGCGCCGCGGCGGCCGCAgcgcgcccgcccgccccggctGCCGCCCGCAGAAGATGCACTTCAGCACCGTCACCAGGGACATGGAAG CTTTCACGGCCAACAGCCTGAGCAGCCTGAACGCCTCCGGGGGGTACCacctctccccctccccggggGACCCGTACGGACAGCATGAGCCGCACTACGAGCCCTGCACGGCTCAGCAGCACCCGCACCCGCCGCCCCAGCCTCAGCACGGCTACCCTTTCGGcggggcggcggcagcggccgggACCAACCCGCCGCCCCCAGGCTCCGAGCAGCCCGAGGGCGCCGGTGGAGCCGCTGCGGGGCCGGCCGCAGTCTCGGGCTGCTCTGCGGGGACGGCCGCCGCGGCCAAGGCGCCGGTGAAGAAGAACCCGAAGGTGGCCAACGTGAGCGTCCAGCTAGAGATGAAGGCGTTGTGGGACGAGTTCAACCAGCTGGGCACCGAGATGATCGTCACCAAGGCAGGCAG gCGCATGTTCCCCACCTTCCAAGTGAAGATATTCGGGATGGACCCTATGGCTGACTACATGCTCCTCATGGATTTTGTCCCGGTGGATGACAAGCGATACCG GTACGCCTTCCACAGTTCCTCCTGGCTGGTGGCCGGCAAAGCCGACCCCGCCACCCCCGGGAGAGTCCATTACCACCCGGACTCCCCGGCCAAAGGAGCGCAGTGGATGAAGCAGATCGTTTCCTTCGATAAGCTCAAACTGACCAACAATTTGCTGGATGACAACGGGCAT ATCATTTTGAACTCCATGCACAGATACCAGCCGCGTTTTCACGTGGTCTACGTGGACCCCCGGAAAGACAGCGAGAAGTACGCGGAGGAGAACTTCAAAACTTTCGTCTTCGAGGAGACGCGCTTCACAGCAGTGACCGCCTACCAGAACCACCGG ATCACGCAGTTGAAGATTGCAAGTAATCCTTTTGCCAAGGGATTCAGAGACTGCGACCCTGAGGACTG GCCCAGGAACCACAGGCCAGGGGCTCTTCCTCTCATGAGCGCTTTTGCCAGATCCCGGAATCCAGTCTCTTCCCCAGCTCACCAGAACGGGACAGAGAAAG ATGCTGCCGAGAGCCGGCGGGAGTTCGAGCGGGAGGCGGGCGGGACGGCGCTGCACCAGGCCGAGGCCGCACACCAGCAGCTCATGTCCCGCGTGCTCAGCCCCGCGCTGCCGGGCGGAGGCGGCGGGCTGGTGCCCCTGgccggggcgggaggcggcCGGCCCAGCCCGCCGCACCACGAACTGCGCCTGGAGCCCGCCGCGTCGGAGCCGCTGCACCACCATCCCTACAAGTACCCGccggcggcggccgccgccTACGACCACTACCTGGGGGCGAAGAGCCGGCCCGCCCCCTATCCCCTCCCCAGCATCCGCGGGCACAGCtaccaccaccatcaccaccaccaccaccacatgaacgcggcggccgcggcggcggcggcggccaaCATGTACTCGCCGGCCGGGGCGCCCGCCGGCTACGACTACGGGCCCCGGTAA